Within the Kluyveromyces lactis strain NRRL Y-1140 chromosome A complete sequence genome, the region TCTGGTATTCCAAGtcattcttcaatgatCTCTTACGTTTCTTGGCAATCCAATCTGGTAATGACCGTGCAACATTGGTACCACTTACTTGGTATACCGAAATTTCACTAGCAGAAGTCGATTTCAATACCATATTTTATCCTGGTATATTCAAATAGTGTCTTGATGCTTCCCAGTTGCTCTCTTCGAATGCCTACTAATCCTTATTCAGGTTCTTTTTACTCTCTTTACCATcgagatgagatgagatgaggcAAGCTTCACAACTGAAAAGTTTTAACAGTGCAcgtttctttttgatatttaAGCTGCAACAGAGAAAAGAGACATTTTGACCGCGATGAGATTAAGGTACCATTACCTCATTCTCAAATATACGTGCGATTCGCTAAACATAACTACGTTGACTGACTCATAGGAAAGGCCCATCATTAGATGGATGCTCCTAATGACGATAGAATGCTTGAATATGTGAAGATTGTAGATTTCAGTGACTTAGAGTCATAGTATTCCAGTTCAACATAAACAAGACAAAAACTAACGTCCATTGGCGTTTCTTACTTGAATTTTCCTGTTCAGCATACTATATGAAGCTTGCATACTTACCATGTTGGGTCCTACTGGACACTGTAGTTAGATGGCAGAAGATTAGATTGTAATAAGAAAATCACGTTTGATTATGAATGCACGTGACAAAAGAACTAAACATAGTGCTCGAGAGTTTAGtactttcaaaaaaaaagctcCCGTGGCGTAATGGCAACGCGTCTGACTTCTAATCAGAAGATTGTGGGTTCGACCCCCACCGTGAGtgcttttatttttttaatttttttttacatCTCTGgtcttctttttctaagGAATGAGAGCATTAGGAAGGAAGGCATTGCTGCAGCAATGTTCATAATATCAACAGATACTACCCACCATTTTGTGTTATTCTTTTATTCAACGTACCTATATTATGTATTATACAGCTCTAATCTTTAAGAACGTATGATAATAATCTATAGTTAATGAAACATTAAATACTAATACGTCGCAGACGCATTACCGTTTGTCATCGGTGCAACATGCTCACAATTGTCTTTGTTATCGTCATTGTCCTGAGAATTGGAGATGAGCTTTGATTTTTCccatattttttcaagacCCCTCTTGAAAATATCTACATTGTAATCCATGACTGTTAGTCTTGCTTCTATATCAGTATCATCAGGTCTCATTAACGTTACTAATGCTAAACCTCTGATCATCTGCTTCAAATATATGACAACGCCATTATTGAGTACCGATACACTTTTCATGTCTGTGCCATCTTTATTATTGGAATTCTGCAGCTTACCTTTGTATAAGTCTTGTAAATCGATGGTAACATCAACGAATTCTGCACATACTTCATAAGTCTGGATATCCACCGGCGAAGAATCTGTCGATACATATATCTTAGAGTTTATATCCAACAAAAAGCATTTTTCGAGCTTGGAATGCTGAACAAGATTATCTAGCATATTTTCTAAGAAAGGTAACTCTGGAATCAACTTTTGCACGATACGACTAAATGCCTCGTATATTGAATGATCAAAAATTGACGTCAAATAAAATGAAAGCTGGATACCTTCGATGCCAAGGTCCAGTAACTCATCACCAATCCTTTGCATTATATCTCTTTGTATGTCcattttgaaatcttcaGTAAGACCATCTACTTTATGAATTAGAACTTCAATGTTTAAGTATGGATTTACGTTTTTAGCGTATTCGATAATCATCGCGAGGTTTGTCAATGcattcaaatattcatcTTGTGAATCGATAACGTACACTAGAGCGCCGACACTCTTGAACAGTTGCTCACTCTCGTAGTTTGGTTCAAAATAGTTCAATTGTCCTGGTAATTCCATAACTGCAAGATCAATTAGCGTAGAGAAATGCTCTTGAGTTGGACTGGTGGTTGATTCCAAATATAATGTGTCCAATGGTTGCATATTATGAAAAACAACCTTACAGATGGAGGACTTACCACCACGTCTCAATCCCATAAGAAGGATGGTTGCCTTAGAGGCATCCACCGTATTATTATCCATCTTTTGTTAACTGAAATGAGAGCGTAAGAAGGAAACACTGGCAAACTTGATTCTGTTtcttagaaaaaaaatgtatCGATCCGAGATTATGCACCAAAAAAGATCTAGAAATGTAGCGTTTAAATCAAAAGTAATCAGCTCCTAACTGTACACTGTTTCCAGTTTGGTTTAAAGGTTCAGTTTGTTATATTACTTCAATGTCAATACTATTTCAATCACCATCTACTTTATCTTGTAGAGAAAGGCAGCAAAAAAAACACTACGATAGGGTAATTACACATCACGTGCCAATATATTCAGTTCAATCACCAATTTAGTGAGGTGAAGAATCCTTAAGAGAGATGTAATGTAGACGTCTCTAAATGACAGTTATATTGTACAGTAAACATGATTAATATTATAGGTAAATACTTgctttgattcttttcataaCAATATGCACAGGTGGGAGGGTTGAAGGTAAAATAACTCGAGGTAATTTCTATCAAACTTAATCATCTTCGGCATCCATCAATGCATCAAACATGTTGGCAGCGCCACCAGAAGATTTAGTTGGAGTTGGAGCttgttcttccttctttggCTCAGAATATCTCACTGATGACGATCTGGTAGTAGTGAAACCGTCTCTATTTTGATTGTGACTGTGAGAATGAGAGGAGAAATCTCTTCTAGAAGAGTTTCTCTCGCTATTCATACGTCTGGAACCACCTCTGGACCCATGGCgatctctttctctttctctttcctCCAAAGCCCTCTTCAAGGCTTCTTCTTCGTGAATTTGAGCAATGGTCTTTGGACCATCGTTCTTATTTTTACTATTCCAGTTCCTCT harbors:
- the GTR2 gene encoding Gtr2p (highly similar to uniprot|P53290 Saccharomyces cerevisiae YGR163W GTR2 Cytoplasmic GTP binding protein functions as a negative regulator of the Ran/Tc4 GTPase cycle downstream of its binding partner and homolog Gtr1p homolog of human RagC and RagD proteins) is translated as MDNNTVDASKATILLMGLRRGGKSSICKVVFHNMQPLDTLYLESTTSPTQEHFSTLIDLAVMELPGQLNYFEPNYESEQLFKSVGALVYVIDSQDEYLNALTNLAMIIEYAKNVNPYLNIEVLIHKVDGLTEDFKMDIQRDIMQRIGDELLDLGIEGIQLSFYLTSIFDHSIYEAFSRIVQKLIPELPFLENMLDNLVQHSKLEKCFLLDINSKIYVSTDSSPVDIQTYEVCAEFVDVTIDLQDLYKGKLQNSNNKDGTDMKSVSVLNNGVVIYLKQMIRGLALVTLMRPDDTDIEARLTVMDYNVDIFKRGLEKIWEKSKLISNSQDNDDNKDNCEHVAPMTNGNASATY